In a genomic window of Variovorax paradoxus:
- a CDS encoding GntR family transcriptional regulator yields the protein MAKEFVHNDLLGNLREVFVQGEFPPGSKVPEALLCERFGISRTPLREALKVLAAEGHVELLPNRGARVRELSLEEVEGLFAVAGALEALAGEQAAARVTDAQLAEITALHERMRGAFAARDMASYYALNRGIHETIVQATRNPVLLDQYALINARIRRIRFNSPMTPEIWSRAMAEHEGMLNALARRDAASLSGILKTHLKHKCEAILEGMKATADAAAAQATGSQRRKAG from the coding sequence ATGGCCAAAGAATTCGTTCACAACGACCTGCTCGGAAACCTGCGCGAGGTGTTCGTGCAGGGCGAGTTCCCGCCGGGCAGCAAGGTGCCCGAAGCCCTGCTGTGCGAGCGCTTCGGCATCTCGCGCACGCCGCTGCGCGAGGCGCTCAAGGTGCTGGCCGCCGAGGGCCACGTCGAGCTGCTGCCCAACCGCGGCGCGCGCGTGCGCGAGCTGTCGCTCGAGGAGGTGGAGGGGCTGTTCGCGGTGGCCGGCGCGCTCGAGGCGCTGGCCGGCGAGCAGGCGGCCGCGCGCGTCACCGACGCGCAGCTCGCGGAGATCACCGCGCTGCACGAGCGCATGCGCGGTGCCTTCGCCGCGCGCGACATGGCGAGCTACTACGCGCTGAACCGCGGCATCCACGAGACCATCGTGCAGGCCACGCGCAACCCGGTGCTGCTCGACCAGTACGCGCTGATCAACGCGCGCATCCGGCGCATCCGCTTCAACTCGCCGATGACGCCCGAGATCTGGTCGCGCGCGATGGCGGAACACGAGGGCATGCTGAACGCGCTGGCGCGGCGCGACGCGGCCTCGCTGTCGGGCATCCTCAAGACCCACCTGAAGCACAAGTGCGAGGCGATCCTCGAGGGGATGAAGGCCACGGCCGATGCGGCCGCGGCGCAGGCCACGGGCTCGCAGCGGCGCAAGGCGGGCTGA
- a CDS encoding tripartite tricarboxylate transporter substrate binding protein, protein MTTRQRMRAACAALAAWALLGPLPAAAQEHWPAKPVTLLVGFAPGGGTDLIARQVAPRLSELLKQPVIVENRAGASGTIATAAAARARPDGYTLLLGHVSSNAMVPAIMPKLPYAAARDFTAITLIGSVPQVVTVPASLPVKTLQEFIAFAKTKPGGVNYASSGAGTQQHFAAELFQQATRTTMTHVPYKGSGAALADLIAGQVDVNFDTVPTVLQQVKAGKLRALAVTSRQRAASLPEVPTVIEAGVPDYEIGAWYMLMGPAGLPKPVVDALADAMNRTLQSPEVRDKLAALGTDVAGGTPAQAQDYLKAEIARWSKLAADKHIVAE, encoded by the coding sequence ATGACGACGAGACAACGCATGCGCGCGGCCTGCGCCGCGCTCGCTGCCTGGGCGCTGCTCGGGCCGCTGCCCGCGGCGGCCCAGGAGCACTGGCCGGCCAAGCCGGTCACGCTGCTGGTGGGCTTCGCGCCCGGCGGCGGCACCGACCTGATCGCGCGCCAGGTCGCGCCGCGCTTGTCCGAGCTGCTGAAGCAGCCGGTGATCGTCGAGAACCGCGCCGGCGCCAGCGGCACCATCGCGACCGCCGCCGCGGCGCGCGCGCGGCCCGACGGCTACACGCTGCTGCTGGGCCACGTGAGCTCGAACGCGATGGTGCCGGCGATCATGCCGAAGCTGCCCTACGCGGCGGCGCGCGACTTCACCGCCATCACGCTGATCGGCAGCGTGCCGCAGGTGGTGACCGTGCCCGCGAGCCTGCCCGTGAAGACGCTGCAGGAATTCATCGCCTTCGCGAAGACCAAGCCGGGTGGCGTCAACTACGCCTCCTCGGGCGCGGGCACGCAGCAGCACTTCGCGGCCGAGCTGTTCCAGCAGGCCACGCGGACCACCATGACGCACGTGCCCTACAAGGGCAGCGGCGCGGCGCTGGCCGACCTGATCGCGGGCCAGGTCGACGTGAACTTCGACACCGTGCCCACCGTGCTGCAGCAGGTGAAGGCCGGCAAGCTGCGCGCGCTCGCGGTCACCTCTCGCCAGCGCGCGGCCAGCCTGCCCGAGGTACCGACGGTGATCGAGGCCGGCGTGCCCGACTACGAGATCGGCGCCTGGTACATGCTGATGGGCCCGGCCGGACTGCCCAAGCCGGTGGTCGATGCGCTCGCCGATGCGATGAACCGCACGCTGCAGTCGCCCGAGGTGCGCGACAAGCTCGCGGCGCTGGGCACCGACGTCGCGGGCGGCACGCCGGCCCAGGCGCAGGACTACCTGAAGGCCGAGATCGCGCGCTGGAGCAAGCTGGCCGCGGACAAGCACATCGTGGCGGAGTGA
- a CDS encoding LysR family transcriptional regulator, which yields MSDRLLALRLFTRVAHAGSFSRAGREFGLSQPSASRVIATLEKEVGAALLTRTTRAVTLTEAGADYLARIEPILAALEEADHAARGTGELRGVLRVALSSSFAVREAIPALPPFTARHPALRIKLLMHDQLQDLVSEGADLAFRFGALPDSSATARSLGLFETLLVAAPGYLHRAGTPALPADLAAHAVVAGPSGGASWSFERGGRQVSVRIAGALLSSTMNEGSIAAAVAGLGITHTSELGCGAELASGALVRVLADWRMAPVELHAVFPAGRAAKPSARALAEHVAAALAARAVPGR from the coding sequence ATGAGCGACCGGCTGCTCGCCCTGCGGCTGTTCACGCGCGTCGCGCACGCGGGCAGCTTCTCGCGCGCGGGGCGCGAGTTCGGGCTCTCGCAGCCCTCGGCCTCGCGCGTGATCGCGACGCTCGAGAAGGAGGTCGGCGCGGCGCTGCTGACGCGCACCACGCGCGCCGTGACGCTGACCGAGGCCGGCGCCGACTACCTCGCGCGCATCGAGCCGATCCTGGCCGCGCTCGAGGAGGCCGACCATGCGGCGCGCGGCACCGGCGAGTTGCGCGGCGTGCTGCGCGTGGCGCTGTCCTCGAGCTTCGCGGTGCGCGAGGCGATCCCCGCGCTGCCGCCGTTCACGGCGCGGCATCCGGCGCTGCGCATCAAGCTGCTGATGCACGACCAGCTGCAGGACCTGGTGAGCGAGGGCGCGGACCTCGCGTTCCGCTTCGGCGCGCTGCCCGATTCCAGCGCCACCGCGCGCAGCCTGGGCCTGTTCGAGACCCTGCTGGTGGCCGCGCCCGGCTACCTGCACCGCGCCGGCACGCCGGCGCTGCCGGCCGACCTCGCGGCGCACGCGGTGGTGGCCGGCCCGAGCGGCGGTGCGTCATGGTCCTTCGAGCGCGGCGGCCGCCAGGTGTCGGTGCGCATCGCGGGCGCGCTGCTCAGCAGCACGATGAACGAGGGCTCGATCGCCGCGGCCGTGGCGGGCCTGGGCATCACGCACACCAGCGAGCTGGGCTGCGGCGCCGAGCTGGCGAGCGGCGCGCTGGTGCGGGTGCTCGCGGACTGGCGCATGGCGCCGGTGGAGCTGCATGCGGTGTTTCCGGCCGGGCGCGCCGCGAAGCCGTCGGCGCGCGCGCTGGCCGAGCACGTGGCCGCGGCGCTGGCGGCGCGGGCGGTGCCCGGCCGCTGA
- a CDS encoding MarR family transcriptional regulator: MDPLFFKLVRVVNLTARPFHERVGREHQLTLNEWRTMAVLGAQPGLTASQVADQTGLDKMAVSRALAGLKRHRRVQCREDPTDQRRSRLHLTAAGKALHATVSELGREREAALFAGVSADELARLGTTLDRLIASVGGDAEIQAQAHAPAVARSRSSTGSSSEGSGRCV, encoded by the coding sequence ATGGACCCGCTGTTCTTCAAGCTGGTGCGCGTGGTCAACCTCACGGCGCGGCCCTTCCACGAACGCGTGGGCCGCGAGCACCAGCTCACGCTCAACGAGTGGCGCACGATGGCGGTGCTGGGCGCGCAGCCCGGGCTCACCGCCTCGCAGGTGGCCGACCAGACCGGCCTCGACAAGATGGCGGTGAGCCGCGCGCTGGCCGGCCTCAAGCGCCACCGGCGCGTGCAATGCCGCGAGGATCCGACAGACCAGCGCAGGAGCCGGCTGCACCTCACGGCCGCTGGCAAGGCGCTGCACGCAACGGTGAGCGAACTGGGCCGCGAGCGCGAGGCCGCGCTGTTCGCGGGCGTGAGCGCCGACGAGCTCGCGCGGCTGGGCACCACGCTCGACCGGCTGATCGCCTCGGTGGGCGGCGATGCCGAAATTCAGGCCCAGGCTCATGCGCCGGCGGTCGCGCGCAGCCGCTCGAGCACCGGCAGCAGCTCCGAGGGATCGGGCCGCTGCGTGTAG
- a CDS encoding thiamine pyrophosphate-dependent dehydrogenase E1 component subunit alpha encodes MDLDIPSGAAEALYRTMVRIRAFENAAETASQGGVSAYGQQAGGAAKVRGPLHLSTGQEAVPAGVCAHLRTSDYLTSTHRGHGHTLAKGADLARMMCELFGKATGFNGGKGGSMHIADFSVGMLGANGVVAAGLPIAVGAAHAQKVLGQGDALTVCFFGDGAINRGPFLEALNWARVYELPVLFVCEDNRWSATTASGPMTAGEGASARAEALGIAATQVDGNDVFAVHAAAARLVAEVRGGGGPRLLHALTYRVKGHVSVDLAAYRDPAELAAALETDPLARARGRLLEAGLEAAALDAIENAATAEVEAALATADAAPWPEAGAAFTDVQTTGAGQWH; translated from the coding sequence ATGGACCTGGACATCCCCAGCGGCGCCGCCGAGGCGCTGTACCGCACCATGGTGCGCATCCGCGCGTTCGAGAACGCGGCCGAGACGGCCAGCCAGGGCGGCGTGAGCGCCTATGGGCAGCAGGCCGGCGGCGCGGCCAAGGTGCGCGGGCCGCTGCACCTGTCGACCGGGCAGGAGGCGGTGCCGGCCGGCGTCTGCGCGCACCTGCGCACGAGCGACTACCTCACGTCCACCCACCGCGGCCACGGCCACACGCTGGCCAAGGGCGCCGACCTCGCACGCATGATGTGCGAGCTGTTCGGCAAGGCCACGGGCTTCAACGGCGGCAAGGGCGGCTCGATGCACATCGCCGATTTCTCGGTCGGCATGCTGGGCGCCAACGGCGTGGTGGCGGCCGGGCTGCCGATCGCGGTGGGCGCGGCGCATGCGCAGAAGGTGCTGGGCCAGGGCGACGCGCTCACGGTCTGCTTCTTCGGCGACGGCGCGATCAACCGCGGCCCCTTCCTCGAGGCGCTGAACTGGGCCCGCGTGTACGAGCTGCCGGTGCTGTTCGTCTGCGAGGACAACCGCTGGAGCGCGACCACCGCGAGCGGCCCGATGACCGCGGGCGAAGGTGCCTCGGCGCGTGCCGAAGCGCTGGGCATCGCGGCCACGCAGGTCGACGGCAACGACGTGTTCGCGGTGCACGCGGCCGCGGCGCGGCTGGTGGCCGAGGTGCGCGGCGGCGGCGGACCGCGGCTGCTGCATGCGCTGACCTACCGCGTGAAGGGCCACGTGTCGGTCGACCTCGCGGCCTACCGCGATCCGGCCGAGCTGGCGGCGGCGCTCGAGACCGATCCGCTGGCCCGCGCGCGCGGCCGGCTGCTGGAAGCCGGGCTCGAGGCGGCGGCGCTCGACGCGATCGAGAACGCGGCCACGGCCGAGGTCGAAGCCGCCCTGGCCACCGCCGACGCGGCGCCCTGGCCCGAGGCCGGCGCGGCCTTCACCGACGTGCAGACCACGGGAGCCGGGCAATGGCACTGA
- a CDS encoding alpha-ketoacid dehydrogenase subunit beta, producing the protein MALNAANTVEELSYAEAAVRAIAREMEADARVVVLGEDVGRGGIFGQYKGLQQRFGERRVIDTPISEAAIMGAGVGMALAGLRPVVEMRVVDFALCGMDELVNQAAKNRFMFGGQGRVPLVARMPGGIWDASAAQHSQSLEAWFAHLPGVVVVSPSTPQDNHSLLRAALQCGDPVVYIEHKTLWGARGPVDETLAVPLGKAARLRQGDALTLVSWSRQAQVCAEACERLAAEGIAVDLIDLRTLWPWDRETVFESCARTGRLLVAHEAVQAAGFGAEIAASAAEATGCRIARLGAPRIPVGYAPVLEAQSRVGVDAIVAAAKKLAG; encoded by the coding sequence ATGGCACTGAATGCAGCGAACACCGTGGAAGAACTCAGCTATGCCGAAGCCGCCGTGCGCGCCATCGCGCGCGAGATGGAAGCCGATGCGCGCGTGGTCGTGCTCGGCGAGGACGTGGGCCGCGGCGGCATCTTCGGCCAGTACAAGGGGCTGCAGCAGCGCTTCGGCGAGCGGCGCGTGATCGACACGCCGATCAGCGAGGCCGCGATCATGGGCGCGGGCGTGGGCATGGCGCTCGCGGGTCTGCGGCCGGTGGTCGAGATGCGCGTGGTCGACTTCGCGCTGTGCGGCATGGACGAGCTGGTGAACCAGGCCGCCAAGAACCGCTTCATGTTCGGTGGCCAGGGCCGCGTGCCGCTGGTGGCGCGCATGCCGGGCGGCATCTGGGACGCCTCGGCGGCGCAGCATTCGCAGTCGCTCGAGGCCTGGTTCGCGCACCTGCCGGGCGTGGTGGTGGTGAGCCCGTCGACGCCGCAGGACAACCATTCGCTGCTGCGCGCGGCGCTGCAGTGCGGCGACCCGGTGGTCTACATCGAGCACAAGACGCTGTGGGGCGCGCGCGGCCCGGTCGACGAGACGCTGGCGGTGCCGCTGGGCAAGGCGGCGCGCCTGCGTCAGGGCGACGCGCTCACGCTCGTGAGCTGGAGCCGGCAGGCGCAGGTCTGCGCCGAGGCCTGCGAGCGGCTCGCGGCCGAGGGCATCGCGGTCGACCTGATCGACCTGCGCACGCTCTGGCCCTGGGACCGCGAGACGGTGTTCGAATCGTGCGCGCGCACCGGCCGGCTGCTGGTGGCGCACGAGGCGGTGCAGGCCGCGGGCTTCGGCGCCGAGATCGCGGCCAGCGCGGCCGAGGCCACCGGCTGCCGCATCGCGCGGCTCGGCGCGCCGCGCATCCCGGTCGGCTATGCGCCGGTGCTCGAGGCGCAGTCGCGCGTGGGCGTGGACGCCATCGTCGCGGCGGCGAAGAAGCTGGCGGGCTGA
- the fahA gene encoding fumarylacetoacetase, which translates to MTTALNATHDPKLRSWVASANEAGSDFPIQNLPFGRFRAAGSTEAFRIGVAIGDQVLDLRAAGLVDSDDMNALMAVGTQERQALRAALSAGLAEGSDKQAAWSKALIAQAQAEMTVPCRIGDYTDFYTGIHHATTIGKLFRPDQPLMPNYKWVPIGYHGRASSIGVSGQVFKRPQGQTKAPDAAEPSFGPSKRLDYELELGFLIGRGNALGEPIAIGEAEEHLFGVTLLNDWSARDLQAWEYQPLGPFLSKNFASTLSPWIVTMEALAPFRAKFERPEGDPQPLPYLDAPSNREAGALDITLEVLLQTAKMREAGEAPVRLTLGNTTEAAYWTAAQLVTHHTVNGCNLQPGDLLGSGTLSGPKPDQAGSLIELTLGGKQAVTLPNGEKRVFLENGDTLVIRGWCERAGAVRIGLGEVRGTVV; encoded by the coding sequence ATGACCACCGCACTGAACGCCACCCACGACCCGAAGCTGCGCAGCTGGGTCGCCTCGGCCAATGAAGCCGGCAGCGACTTCCCGATCCAGAACCTGCCCTTCGGCCGCTTCCGCGCCGCCGGCAGCACCGAGGCCTTCCGCATCGGCGTCGCCATCGGCGACCAGGTGCTCGACCTGCGCGCCGCGGGCCTCGTCGACAGCGACGACATGAACGCGCTGATGGCCGTCGGTACCCAGGAGCGCCAGGCGCTGCGCGCCGCGCTCTCCGCCGGCCTCGCCGAAGGCAGCGACAAGCAGGCCGCCTGGTCGAAGGCGCTCATCGCGCAGGCCCAGGCCGAGATGACCGTGCCCTGCCGCATCGGCGACTACACCGACTTCTACACCGGCATCCACCACGCGACCACGATCGGCAAGCTGTTCCGTCCCGACCAGCCGCTGATGCCCAACTACAAGTGGGTGCCGATCGGCTACCACGGCCGCGCCTCGTCGATCGGCGTGAGCGGCCAGGTCTTCAAGCGCCCGCAGGGCCAGACCAAGGCACCCGATGCCGCCGAGCCCAGCTTCGGCCCGTCCAAGCGCCTCGACTACGAACTCGAGCTCGGCTTCCTCATCGGCCGCGGCAATGCGCTCGGCGAGCCGATCGCCATCGGCGAGGCCGAGGAGCACCTGTTCGGCGTGACCCTGCTCAACGACTGGTCGGCACGCGACCTGCAGGCCTGGGAGTACCAGCCGCTCGGCCCCTTCCTCTCGAAGAACTTCGCGAGCACGCTGTCGCCGTGGATCGTGACCATGGAAGCGCTCGCGCCCTTCCGCGCGAAGTTCGAGCGGCCCGAGGGCGATCCGCAACCGCTGCCCTATCTCGATGCCCCCTCGAACCGCGAAGCCGGTGCGCTCGACATCACGCTCGAGGTGCTGCTGCAGACCGCGAAGATGCGCGAAGCCGGCGAAGCGCCGGTGCGCCTCACGCTCGGCAACACCACCGAGGCCGCCTACTGGACCGCGGCGCAGCTGGTGACGCACCACACGGTGAACGGCTGCAACCTGCAACCCGGCGACCTGCTGGGCTCGGGCACGCTCTCGGGCCCGAAGCCCGACCAGGCCGGTTCGCTGATCGAGCTCACGCTCGGCGGCAAGCAGGCCGTGACCTTGCCCAACGGCGAGAAGCGCGTCTTCCTCGAGAACGGCGACACGCTGGTGATCCGCGGCTGGTGCGAGCGCGCGGGCGCGGTGCGTATCGGGCTCGGCGAGGTCCGCGGCACGGTGGTCTGA
- a CDS encoding AhpC/TSA family protein, whose translation MSLPEKLAAFRANFEAGGPPWNAPAFIHEPMHRATDELIASGAADRALRAGDRAPAFTLHDADGRAWSSQELLARGPLVLTFYRGVWCPYCNLDLQALQEALPGLQALGAQLVAVSPQTPSNSRKSARDNKLAFPILSDTGNAVAAAFGLRFELPGYLRDLYRDVFRNDLAVVNGEPSWTLPMPARYVIARDGTIVYAEVNPDYTQRPDPSELLPVLERLRATAGA comes from the coding sequence ATGTCACTGCCCGAGAAACTCGCCGCCTTCCGCGCCAACTTCGAAGCCGGCGGCCCGCCGTGGAACGCGCCCGCCTTCATCCACGAACCCATGCACCGCGCCACCGACGAGCTGATCGCCTCGGGCGCCGCCGACCGCGCGCTGCGCGCCGGCGATCGCGCCCCGGCCTTCACGCTGCACGACGCCGACGGCCGCGCCTGGTCGTCGCAGGAGCTGCTGGCCCGCGGCCCGCTGGTGCTGACCTTCTACCGCGGCGTCTGGTGCCCGTACTGCAACCTGGACCTGCAGGCGCTGCAGGAAGCGCTGCCGGGCCTGCAGGCGCTCGGCGCGCAACTGGTGGCGGTGTCGCCGCAGACGCCCTCGAACAGCCGCAAGTCGGCGCGCGACAACAAGCTCGCCTTTCCGATCCTGTCGGACACCGGCAATGCCGTGGCCGCCGCCTTCGGCCTGCGCTTCGAGCTTCCGGGCTACCTGCGGGACCTCTACCGCGACGTGTTCAGGAACGACCTCGCGGTGGTCAATGGCGAGCCGAGCTGGACCCTGCCGATGCCGGCGCGCTACGTGATCGCGCGCGACGGCACCATCGTCTATGCCGAGGTCAATCCCGACTACACGCAGCGGCCCGATCCCTCGGAGCTGCTGCCGGTGCTCGAGCGGCTGCGCGCGACCGCCGGCGCATGA
- a CDS encoding tripartite tricarboxylate transporter substrate binding protein: MNPVFALTRRAAVLALLAAPLFSQAADFPAKPIRFIVPYTPGGTTDLVARTVGQKVSEKLGQPVLIDNRGGAGGNIGMDAVAKAAPDGYTIGFGAISTNALNPHIYKSMAFDPRKDFTAISLLGTSTIVLEVPAASPIKSVADLIAAAKKTPGMPYATAGAGTSMNLAGVMFAQMTGTELTHVAYKGSGPAITDMLGNNIGLMFDNLPASLPHIQAGKLRALAVAGPTRSPSLPEVPTIAEAGLKGYALEPWFGVYGPANLPAPIVKALNEAFVEALAQPDVKAKLAQAGFSPRGSSAQELATLTQTEYQRLGEVAKKAGMTAE, from the coding sequence ATGAACCCCGTCTTCGCACTGACGCGCCGCGCCGCGGTCCTCGCGCTGCTCGCCGCGCCCCTGTTCTCGCAGGCCGCGGACTTCCCCGCCAAGCCGATCCGTTTCATCGTGCCCTACACCCCGGGCGGCACCACCGACCTGGTGGCGCGCACCGTGGGCCAGAAGGTGTCGGAGAAGCTGGGCCAGCCGGTGCTGATCGACAACCGCGGCGGCGCGGGCGGCAACATCGGCATGGACGCCGTGGCCAAGGCCGCGCCCGACGGCTACACCATCGGCTTCGGCGCCATCTCGACCAATGCGCTGAACCCGCACATCTACAAGTCGATGGCCTTCGATCCGCGCAAGGACTTCACCGCCATCAGCCTGCTGGGCACCTCGACCATCGTGCTCGAAGTGCCGGCGGCCTCGCCGATCAAGTCGGTGGCCGACCTGATCGCGGCCGCGAAGAAGACCCCCGGCATGCCCTACGCCACCGCGGGCGCGGGCACCTCGATGAACCTGGCCGGCGTGATGTTCGCGCAGATGACCGGCACCGAGCTGACCCACGTGGCCTACAAGGGCAGCGGCCCGGCCATCACCGACATGCTGGGCAACAACATCGGCCTGATGTTCGACAACCTGCCGGCCTCGCTGCCGCACATCCAGGCCGGCAAGCTGCGCGCGCTGGCCGTCGCCGGTCCCACGCGCTCGCCCTCGCTGCCCGAGGTGCCGACCATCGCCGAGGCCGGCCTCAAGGGCTATGCGCTCGAGCCCTGGTTCGGCGTCTACGGCCCCGCCAACCTGCCGGCGCCGATCGTGAAGGCGCTCAACGAGGCCTTCGTGGAGGCGCTCGCGCAGCCCGACGTGAAGGCCAAGCTGGCGCAGGCCGGCTTCTCGCCGCGCGGCTCGAGCGCGCAGGAACTGGCCACGCTCACGCAGACCGAGTACCAGCGGCTCGGCGAGGTGGCGAAGAAGGCCGGGATGACGGCCGAGTGA
- a CDS encoding igiC — protein MNAFQQGIVEIAGSTHDTDRYTNALGPRGVIGVMTPGPNVNVENEMMDMRPRGVINAIDRYYVPNQKIAQDEDWSVIMRNVTANLDDSVRRLKEALIDHLVLGMSSQSYMGGEKGSFALLEHLEKLSGVPVTMGAQSAEQAFKLCGAKRIALLTPYYPVIETNAISYFTSRGFEVVHVEGLKCKSIIHVASQTYEQLAEATLRCEAAKPDAILQLGTNLAYARVANDAEKWLRKPVFASGPVIYWSALRRMGIKDQFPGFGSLTEFH, from the coding sequence ATGAATGCATTCCAGCAAGGCATCGTCGAAATCGCAGGCTCGACCCACGACACCGACCGCTACACCAACGCCCTCGGCCCGCGCGGCGTGATCGGCGTGATGACGCCGGGACCGAACGTGAACGTCGAGAACGAGATGATGGACATGCGCCCGCGCGGCGTGATCAACGCCATCGACCGCTACTACGTGCCGAACCAGAAGATCGCGCAGGACGAGGACTGGTCGGTGATCATGCGCAACGTCACGGCCAACCTCGACGACTCGGTGCGCCGCCTCAAGGAAGCGCTGATCGACCACCTCGTGCTCGGCATGTCCTCGCAGAGCTACATGGGCGGCGAGAAGGGCAGCTTCGCGCTGCTCGAGCACCTCGAGAAGCTCTCGGGCGTGCCGGTGACCATGGGCGCGCAGTCGGCCGAGCAGGCCTTCAAGCTCTGCGGCGCGAAGCGCATCGCGCTGCTCACGCCCTACTACCCGGTGATCGAGACCAACGCCATCAGCTATTTCACGTCGCGCGGCTTCGAGGTGGTGCACGTCGAGGGGCTCAAGTGCAAGAGCATCATCCACGTCGCCTCGCAGACCTACGAGCAGCTCGCCGAGGCCACCCTGCGCTGCGAGGCCGCCAAGCCCGACGCGATCCTGCAGCTGGGCACCAACCTGGCCTATGCGCGCGTGGCCAACGATGCCGAGAAGTGGCTCAGGAAGCCGGTCTTCGCCTCGGGCCCGGTGATCTATTGGTCGGCGCTGCGCAGGATGGGCATCAAAGACCAGTTCCCGGGCTTCGGCAGCCTGACGGAATTCCACTGA